The sequence below is a genomic window from Candidatus Schekmanbacteria bacterium.
TTCAAAATGCAAAGAGCTTTGACACGTTAGAAGAAGCAATAGCTGAATCCTCACTTGTTGTAGGACTTACAAGAAGAAGAGGTAAAAAAAGAGGCCTATTCTATGAATTTGAAGAAGGAATTCAAAAAATAAGAGAAAGAGCTTCAAAAAATAAAGTATCCGTCATCTTTGGAAGAGAAAATTCAGGTCTTTCAAACAAAGAAACAGAAAGATGCCACTTTTTAATTACCATCCCAACAGGCAATACTTCTTCTTCGATAAACCTTTCACAATCGGTGCTTATAATGGCATATGAATTATCAAGATATGAGATGATCAAAACAAGGGGGGAAAAAATAAAATCAGTTACTGTAAAAGAGCTTGATTATCTGTTAAATGAAGTTAAAAATACTCTTATCTACTTAAACTACGGGAAAAGAGGCGATAGAGACCTGCTCCACTCGATTTTGCGGACAATGAAGGGGTTTTTTACACGAAAGGGACTGACTAAAGCTGAAATGAATATGTTTCTCGGCATTTTTAAGGAATTACGGAAAAAGGGAGGTGACAGTTGATGGATTTCTTAAATATACAGTGGTATGGAAACAGTATTCAACGGTGGATAATAGCAGGCATTCTAACATTTCTGATTCTCTGGGGCTTATATATCCTCAAAAAAATAATTTTTAAGAGTTTATCTGCCCTTGCCCAAAAAACAGACACAGAATTAGATGATATGCTTGTTGAAGTACTTAAAAAAACAAAATTTATATGTCTTTTAATTTTTTCACTTTATCTTTCATCAAATCTCTTGACTCTTCCTGAAAAGGCAACATTCATTTTAAAAAACATTGCAGTTGCAGTTCTTCTCTTTCAGGTTGCTATTTGGTGCAATGCTCTTATTACATATGGTTTCCCCTACATTGTTAAAAGAAAAATCGACCAAGATACAGCCAAATTAACTCTTTTCAATACACTTGCCTTCATCGGCAAATTGATATTGTGGTCCGTAGTCGTTCTTATGATACTCGATAATTTTGGAATCAATGTTACAACTCTTGTAGCAGGATTGGGCATTGGAGGAGTTGCTGTAGCACTTGCAGTGCAAAATATCTTGGGAGACCTTTTTGCATCCCTTTCAATCGTTCTCGACAAACCGTTTGTTCTTGGAGATTTCATTGTTGTTGGAGATATCTTAGGAACTGTAGAAAAAATCGGGCTCAAAACTACAAGGATTAGAAGCCTTTCAGGAGAATTGATTATTGTATCCAACAATGACCTCCTTTCAAGCAGGATTAGAAATTATAAGCAAATGATGGAAAGAAGAATACTCTTCTCAATTGGTGTAACCTATCAAACACCTGCTGAAAAGCTCGAGCTTATTCCAAAGATTATCAATGAAATAATTACAAAAGAAGAGCTTGCACGTTTTGACCGTGCTCATTTCAAAAGTTATGGCGATTTTTCATTAAATTTTGAAATTGTATATTATGTCCTGTCACCAGATTACAATACATATATGGATGTACAACAAAGAATAAATTTGGAAATTTA
It includes:
- a CDS encoding mechanosensitive ion channel family protein is translated as MDFLNIQWYGNSIQRWIIAGILTFLILWGLYILKKIIFKSLSALAQKTDTELDDMLVEVLKKTKFICLLIFSLYLSSNLLTLPEKATFILKNIAVAVLLFQVAIWCNALITYGFPYIVKRKIDQDTAKLTLFNTLAFIGKLILWSVVVLMILDNFGINVTTLVAGLGIGGVAVALAVQNILGDLFASLSIVLDKPFVLGDFIVVGDILGTVEKIGLKTTRIRSLSGELIIVSNNDLLSSRIRNYKQMMERRILFSIGVTYQTPAEKLELIPKIINEIITKEELARFDRAHFKSYGDFSLNFEIVYYVLSPDYNTYMDVQQRINLEIYRRFEKEGIEFAYPTQTLFIEKGGES
- a CDS encoding TrmJ/YjtD family RNA methyltransferase; translation: MSFKKNISFVLIEPKKGGNVGASARALHNMGFKNLVLVNSNLHLDEEAKTFAMKGAYILQNAKSFDTLEEAIAESSLVVGLTRRRGKKRGLFYEFEEGIQKIRERASKNKVSVIFGRENSGLSNKETERCHFLITIPTGNTSSSINLSQSVLIMAYELSRYEMIKTRGEKIKSVTVKELDYLLNEVKNTLIYLNYGKRGDRDLLHSILRTMKGFFTRKGLTKAEMNMFLGIFKELRKKGGDS